The region GTGGTCTCCATTTCTGGGACCTTCCTCTGCCTGTTCCTGCTCATCTGTCCATATGCCTCCATCTGTCCCTCTGTTTCCCAGAACCCCCAGCCATCCTTTCCATGTCAGCACCAGACTCTGCCTTTGCTCCGTTGCCTGCCATCCTCATCCCTGGCCCCGCCTCCCTGAAGACTCAGTTAAGCCTCGCACTTTCTAGCGAACCCTAGGTTAGTTTCAGTCCTTCGCTCAGTCCGCCGTTACTGACTGATTATTGCTAATCCTTATGTCCTCTCTTCCACCAGGTCTTGCCAAACCtcagtttaattaaattcagtTCTGCCTCCATGTGTTTGTCATCTGCACCTGAGCTTTTACCTGTAAcaaaaccagccacctaatcctgatttaaattgaatttggaattcaatttttattaaaaaaataagtgttTACAGGGTCAGTGAAAAAAGGAATgaaattttattctgaaagaggaattaaagctcccctGTAAACATGGCCAATGTGAGGTTAATAATTAAGCAAATATCTGTTTTAATGGTTGTTGTCTGCCCTGCTGAACCAAATATTCTATGAACAACACATCTTGAAAGAGAATAATTTCATCTGCTAGGAGTTAAAAAGGTTGAGTGGCGTGATGCAAATAATTTTTTCTGGGTTCCTATCTTTATGTTTTAGACAAGGAAATGGTAACTTTAAGTCTGCATTAGGGTGGTCCATCAAAGCATGGGAAAGAATTTCAGGTAACCTCGATTAGAACCCTGAGTTAGGTATAGGCATCCAGAAGATGATTTAGGAGGAAAAAGAAGATGTTTTAGAGGTTGCACCTGCTGCTCAAAGTTTCTTTAAATTGACTAATTACATGCAcattatactgtacatatatgaaAATATGGAAAAGGAGAATTCACAGATTCCACCAAAGCGCTGTAATGCCCTTAATCAAGCAGATTATGAAGAGAAACAGATCAGTGACTTGTAACCACCAGCACGATGCATTTCTTTGACACCCTTACCTCTAGTTGTCAAAAAGCACAGGAACATTTTTGTGATGTGAACATAGCCACAGTGGTTGTTAGACTTTCTACGAAACATTTATATGCAAGTTTCTGTTTCAGTagaacaaaaccacaaattttacaatatgggttttttatttgGCTTGCTTTGTTATGGTATTGACTTGAAcaattttcaaatgttttgtacatTCTCTAGATAttaataatttgcataaaatTTGGAcccatttttgcaattttggaCCACTCTAGTCTAGAtataataaaacagatttttagtCCTAACCATTAAGTTATAaactttgtcccatttttctGATCCCAAACTTCCATGCATTGTAGCTGGATGCCATAGCAACGTATCACACAAGGTCTTCTTCTGGGAAACACCCATCCCTCCTCCTAGTGTGTGCAATATTTAACCTCTGATAGTGCTTTCAGAAACCAGAGCCAATCCTCCAGCATATGTGGATGACTGCTCTGATTCTATAAGGTAAGTTTGATGTTCAattgtttaaatgtgttatattgaattaaattacaaaaatttaatataaatgtataaatatatatatatatatatatgtgtatatatatatactttccAATAAAGCTTTATTAAATGTCATTAGGGGAAAGGGGCACCTAATCAGACTTGGCAAATTTTGTTTATAGCCTTTTATCCAAAGGACTGCTATCGACAATGGcaatgaaaatacagaaaaaacttaATCATAAACAATAATTTATCAATGAAAACTACTTTGAATGTGTGATACAATCGTAAAGGAATATAAAAAAGATTAATGTTGACTAACTGGGCTGGATGAAAAgtatgttattttgttgttcatTCTACCATTATTTTCTCTGGAAGTATGGGACCATTActaacattttctttctttttaattccCTGTCATTCTTCCTGTCAAGGCCAACTGATTTGGATCATCTCACCCAAAATATTGACCTCTAGCTGAAACTGCTAAATTTTGGTAGTGGTTAAAGGTGTTGACTGCAATACATTTTGGTACTACTACACTACAGTACTGCTGGTCATTATTCCTTTATGTTCCTTCTCAGTCTGGTTAATAGCAATTTTCCCCATTTCTGAGTTTGTCCTTCTTCTGCCTCTGAACAGATGGAGGCTTCCCTTTGCTATGAATCAAGGAATGACTCATGTGTGAGAACCATCTACCCCTTGCCTATTCGGATCACTCTCTATATGTTTCTAGGAGCCACTGTCACCCTCACAGTGTGTGGGAACCTATTGGTGTCTCTCTCTGTTGCTTATTTCAAGCAGCTTCATACTCCTACTAATTACCTGATAGTCTCTCTGGCAATATCCGACCTTCTCTTAGGACTGCTTGTAATGCTACCGAGCATGATACACTGTGTGGAGACCTGCTGGTATTTTGGAGGGTTCTTTTGTAAATTCTACTTAAGCTCAGATGTTACACTATGTACAGCATCAATTCTGAATCTAATGTTTATTTCACTTGACCGATACTATGCTGTGTGCCATCCTCTGCTGTACAGTCAAAAGATATCTGTGAACGTTGTGTTGATTATGATTTTCCTCAGCTGGAGTGTCTCATCTATTTTGGGCTTTGGGATGATTTTTCTGAAGCTAAATCTTTTGGGAATAGAGGAGTTTTACTTGAATAAAGTTGCATGTGAAGGAGGATGTCTTCTATTTCAGAGTGGCCTCTCAAGCCTGGCCTCATCAGTTCTGTCCTTTTACATTCCAGGAATTATCATGCTCAGTGTTTATTTAAAGATTTTCCTGGTTGCGAAGAGGCAGTCATGCGGTATACAACCTAAAACCTTAGAAAAAAACCCTAATACAACTCAGACAAAAGCCACAAAAACCCTTGCTGTCATCATGGGAGCCTTTCTCTCCTTTTGGGCTCCATTTTTTGTCTGCAACATTACTGATCCTTATATTGACTATTACACACCACCAGCACTCTTTGGCACTTTTGTGTGGGTGGGTTACTTGAATTCTACTGCAAACCCTTTAATATATGCATTCTTTTACACATGGTTCAGAAAAGCTTTGAGATTATTCATCTCAGGTAAAATCTTTCAATCGGACATGTCAGACACAATACTTATCTCAGAATAGAACTAATTGGAAATGTAAGGCCATGATCTGACACATTCAGGCTTAAGTGTGATAGAAATCTTACTTTTTTGTTACATGTTCATGAGATTCTATCTGTAGTTGTCCCATCcttgaagagcaataaacagtTTTACTCCGTGATGAGATAGAAAGaattaaacaacttttacaTAAGCAGAATACAGACATGATTACAGTGTCACTAGTGTATAGGGTGCTAAATGTAAGAATTTGTTGACAATTTTCTAGCTGATGCATTTTTGATATTCGCCATTTTGGTATAGACGATGACTGCTGTTCTCTTTGTCGTAAATATTTAACTGCAGaatatttattctttgattGTGATTTTTCTAAAGCTTTGTGGGACGATGTGAATTACTGACTTTTCCCAGGATTCTCAATCTCCAGTGCTCAAATTCACAAAGCATCATAAGGATGCAAGATGGTAGAAAGACAGAGAGAAAAGAGAGATATTCTCTGTCTGTTTAACAACAGTGATTTAATAACACACTATAGGCTTGATTGTGCAGGAATCAAGcgcctgaaaaggagcaagcaggtcagaaaatgattGGCTGGATTTGTTAGCTTTCTGCTGGATGCTCATTGCATGCCAACAAACAGGCATTCATGGGCATAGAGGGTTTCCCTGGCGTTGTTGCTGTTATTGACATCTGCAAAACTGCACCATCACAAGACGAGGTATTTATGTGAACAGAAAGCTGGTGATCCACCCCCTAAATGGTTCAGTAAATGACCATATGTAATTATAAAACATTCAtgcaattattaatattaaagcaAGTGATTTTGGCAACCATTGCCTTATGGTAGACTACAACATTCATCTGTTTGAGAAAAACTTTACTTGGTTTGCCGCACATGTAGCAGTGTTTCTCACACTCGTTGCTCGtgcgcacacaaaaaaaagacacaataatTTGTTGGACAGTGAGCCCCCAGGTCTGCCTCTTCCTTTGTGCCATGATCCCAGGACCCAGTTTCCCTCTTAATACTcttttatttagctttttaaaaGAGTTCCAACAATCACAGTAATCATTGACGTCCTCTGCATCCACTATTAATATCAAAATATGGGAAAATTAACAACGTGAGCAattaacatcaataaataattcaatatGATAATTGCAGGTAAACGtggttcaaacatttttaagctgtgtacaaaataatttaattttgctgaATGAAATGATTTCAGCTTTCTTAATTCAGTCCAATTATGATCAGTTGATTTTACTCTCTCTATTTtctaacaaccaatcacagcttttATAAGACTGCATCATACCCAGCAATGGGGTCAACCACACCTCCTCAGTAAGATTAAAGTTTCTGTCCTTCCTTGCTCGaagttgctctcagaaacttCCTGAATCACTTTTAAGCCAAGATTCCTTATGCTAGGAATTTTTAAGCTAAGTTAGAAACTCTCCGAAAAGCCTCTGTGAAGCTTTGTGAATAGGGGCACAGAATTGTTCCAATGAATACATTATATTTGGATTTCTCagcaatgaaaaacaaacaaaatattttaaactttatcattttattgGGCAAAATTTGTATCCACAAATGCAAATTTCTAAAAACCAAACCATTATACTTTCACAAAGAACTGTCCTTTTTACTCTCTTCAATAAGCTTCATGGAATCTAAACATGCTATTGAAGTTCAAAATACCATAGATGATCTGAGATTAATGGACACCcccttgtgtttgtgtgttgttgttttatcttTTGTGGTatcttattcattttttattgttttttattatttaactcATCGGTTGTTTATTCTACTTCTAATTTATATACATCTCACAAGATTTTTTCATCCGTTCTGAACCTTAACACATGTATACATGCTTTTGCCATTGTTGTTGTACaatgaacatttttcaaataaaggaaaacaaaaatcaatatttaacTCATTTACTTCAAATGTGTCTGATTTTCCTTACAATTAAGACagaaatacatgtaaaacaacattttatccCCGCAACCCTGACAATGAGAAAGCGGGTTGGAAAATGGacaattaaacatttaaagtaaACACACTGAACTTTGCCACCATGGAAAATGTTGCCTCTGTgataaaataaatctgaattattaaaataaatgaaaacttgcATCTCTCTGACATGGAATCCACATCACTCGCTCTTTACTTCAAATGTCAGGCGCCCAAACTACTAAACAGAAAATATTCCGACCGCTCCAGATTTGACCAGGTTTACCAACATATTCACTCTGTG is a window of Gouania willdenowi chromosome 13, fGouWil2.1, whole genome shotgun sequence DNA encoding:
- the LOC114473982 gene encoding trace amine-associated receptor 1-like, with protein sequence MEASLCYESRNDSCVRTIYPLPIRITLYMFLGATVTLTVCGNLLVSLSVAYFKQLHTPTNYLIVSLAISDLLLGLLVMLPSMIHCVETCWYFGGFFYRYYAVCHPLLYSQKISVNVVLIMIFLSWSVSSILGFGMIFLKLNLLGIEEFYLNKVACEGGCLLFQSGLSSLASSVLSFYIPGIIMLSVYLKIFLVAKRQSCGIQPKTLEKNPNTTQTKATKTLAVIMGAFLSFWAPFFVCNITDPYIDYYTPPALFGTFVWVGYLNSTANPLIYAFFYTWFRKALRLFISGKIFQSDMSDTILISE